The following proteins are co-located in the Gossypium hirsutum isolate 1008001.06 chromosome A02, Gossypium_hirsutum_v2.1, whole genome shotgun sequence genome:
- the LOC107941617 gene encoding perakine reductase: MDKEPQIQHSRVKLGSQGLEVSRLGFGCVGLSGVYNAPLSHEEGCSIIKEAFNWGITFFDTADIYGENHDNEIMLGKALKQLPREKIQVATKFGFVKSESKGRTLIEVKGSPQHVRACCESSLERLDVDYIDLYFQHRVDTSVPIEDTMGELKKLVEEGKIKYIGLSEPSIDTIKRAHKVHPITALQMEYSLWTREIEDEIIPLCRELEIGIVAYSPLGRGFFGGKGVEETMPNGSQLANYPRFNGENLEKNKLLYTRVSNLAIKHGCTVPQLALAWLLHQGHDIVPIPGTTKVKNMINNVGSLGLKLSEEDVKEICDAVPVDEVSGRREMRLLSEYTWKFANTPLK, from the exons ATGGACAAGGAACCCCAAATTCAACATTCAAGGGTGAAATTAGGCAGTCAAGGATTGGAG GTTTCGAGATTAGGATTTGGGTGCGTGGGACTTTCAGGAGTATACAATGCTCCTTTATCCCATGAAGAAGGATGTTCAATCATAAAAGAAGCTTTCAATTGGGGAATTACATTCTTTGATACTGCTGACATTTACGGGGAAAACCATGATAACGAGATCATGCTTGGCAAG GCATTGAAGCAGCTTCCTCGAGAAAAAATTCAAGTAGCTACCAAATTTGGATTTGTGAAATCAGAATCAAAGGGGCGAACTTTGATTGAGGTGAAGGGTAGCCCTCAACATGTTCGAGCTTGCTGTGAATCTAGTCTTGAGAGGCTTGATGTGGACTACATTGATCTTTACTTTCAACATCGCGTGGATACTTCAGTGCCAATTGAAGATACT ATGGGAGAGCTGAAGAAGCTGGTGGAAGAAGGAAAGATTAAATACATTGGACTATCAGAACCAAGCATTGATACAATAAAGAGAGCACATAAAGTCCATCCCATCACTGCCTTACAAATGGAATATTCACTCTGGACTCGTGAAATCGAAGATGAAATAATCCCACTTTGCCG AGAGCTTGAAATTGGGATAGTGGCATATAGTCCCCTTGGTAGGGGCTTTTTTGGAGGAAAGGGAGTTGAGGAAACTATGCCTAATGGGAGCCAATTG GCAAACTATCCAAGGTTCAATGGAGAGAATCTAGAGAAGAACAAACTATTATATACTCGAGTTTCCAACTTGGCTATAAAGCATGGTTGCACTGTTCCTCAACTTGCTTTGGCATGGCTTCTACATCAAGGACATGATATCGTCCCTATCCCTG GGACAACTAAAGTAAAGAACATGATCAATAATGTTGGATCCTTGGGATTGAAGCTAAGTGAAGAGGATGTGAAGGAAATTTGTGATGCTGTGCCTGTTGATGAAGTGAGTGGCAGAAGGGAAATGAGACTCTTATCTGAATATACCTGGAAGTTTGCTAATACCCcattaaagtaa
- the LOC107941608 gene encoding perakine reductase, whose translation MEQNPQTQPSRVKLGSQGLEVSRLGFGCVGLSGVYNAPLSHEEGCSVIKEAYNRGITFFDTADAYGDKHDNEIMLGKALKHLPREKIQVATKFGVVKWESEGHRLYAVKGTAEHVRACCEASLKRLDVDYIDLYFQHRVDTSVPIEETVGELKKLVEEGKIKYIGLSEANVDTIKRAHKVHPITALQMEYSLWTREIEDEFIPLCRYVLWTQVYEISSLL comes from the exons ATGGAGCAAAATCCCCAAACTCAACCTTCAAGGGTGAAATTAGGCAGCCAAGGGTTGGAG GTTTCGAGATTAGGATTCGGGTGTGTGGGACTTTCAGGGGTATACAATGCTCCTTTATCCCATGAAGAAGGATGTTCAGTCATAAAAGAAGCGTATAATAGAGGTATAACCTTCTTTGATACAGCTGATGCTTATGGGGATAAACATGATAATGAGATCATGCTTGGCAAG GCACTAAAACATCTTCCTAGAGAAAAAATTCAAGTAGCAACTAAGTTCGGTGTTGTCAAATGGGAATCCGAGGGACATCGTTTGTATGCTGTCAAGGGTACTGCAGAGCACGTTCGAGCTTGCTGCGAAGCGAGTCTTAAGAGACTTGATGTGGACTACATCGATTTGTACTTTCAACATCGTGTTGATACATCAGTGCCAATAGAAGAGACA GTGGGAGAGCTGAAGAAACTTGTGGAAGAAGGAAAGATAAAATACATTGGATTATCAGAAGCTAATGTTGATACAATAAAGAGAGCACATAAAGTTCATCCTATTACTGCCTTACAAATGGAGTATTCACTATGGACTCGTGAAATCGAAGACGAATTCATTCCGCTTTGTCGGTATGTTTTATGGACACAAGTCTACGAGATATCTTCATTGCTTTAA